Proteins from a genomic interval of Schistocerca serialis cubense isolate TAMUIC-IGC-003099 chromosome 11, iqSchSeri2.2, whole genome shotgun sequence:
- the LOC126427226 gene encoding ankyrin-3-like isoform X1: MCGPHGHIPKDLKLDSPLPPDNGEVVMAVTSTQDHSIATDLRTLLESGEGADVKLVVGDSELLAHSPILTARSPVFAAMLRNNMKEARSRQIEITDLQEDVLKQLLCFMYTDTAPQLASMLGEMIAAADKYDLPLLKEKCEEQIAQGLSVENAAAAALLAVLHSCPRLESAVVAFIATHPEVMTSAGWINVLLGNAEAAAQICSLVAAAAPRTRASSVEQTQDLAEKMIVAAKAARVDELQRLMGMGAPVDVRDNNGYTVLHLAVMNAGAELARRGRANTYAQVAAYTGAETVKCLLDGGAPANVKDKSLQTPLHAAAYRGDVKIMWTLLTASAKVDVKDRWGKTPLHWAAATDNVEAVRALLLAGANKDIRDHKGLLPIDVATAFTRELFSTY; this comes from the exons gagAGGTCGTAATGGCTGTAACAAGCACACAGGACCACAGTATCGCAACTGACCTGCGCACGCTGCTGGAATCGGGTGAGGGTGCGGACGTGAAGCTGGTGGTCGGCGACTCTGAGCTGCTGGCCCACAGTCCCATACTGACAGCGAGGAGTCCAGTTTTTGCTGCCATGTTGCGAAATAACATGAAAGAAGCCCGCAGCCGCCAAATTGAGATAACAGACTTGCAAGAAGATGTGCTAAAACAGCTGCTGTGTTTCATGTACACCGATACAGCTCCGCAGCTAGCGAGCATGCTAGGTGAAATGATAGCTGCCGCCGATAAATACGATCTGCCGTTGCTAAAAGAAAAGTGCGAGGAACAGATAGCGCAGGGCCTGAGTGTCGAGAATGCTGCAGCCGCCGCACTCCTCGCTGTGCTGCACTCCTGTCCGAGGCTCGAGAGTGCAGTCGTGGCCTTCATAGCGACCCACCCCGAGGTGATGACCTCTGCCGGCTGGATAAATGTCTTGCTGGGCAATGCGGAGGCTGCAGCTCAAATATGCAGTCTGGTGGCGGCAGCGGCGCCAAGAACCAG GGCGTCATCTGTGGAGCAGACACAGGACTTGGCTGAGAAGATGATAGTGGCAGCTAAAGCTGCCAGAGTGGACGAGTTGCAGAGGCTGATGGGAATGGGGGCACCAGTTGACGTGAGGGACAATAATGGGTACACCGTCTTGCATCTGGCAGTGATGAACGCAGGTGCAGAATTGGCTAGACGTGGCAGAGCGAACACCTACGCGCAAGTGGCAGCGTACACCGGTGCGGAAACTGTGAAGTGTCTTCTGGACGGGGGAGCACCTGCCAATGTGAAGGACAAGAGTCTGCAGACACCTCTGCACGCAGCTGCGTATCGGGGTGATGTGAAGATCATGTGGACACTGTTGACGGCATCGGCAAAGGTAGACGTTAAGGATCGTTGGGGAAAGACACCGCTCCACTGGGCTGCTGCCACAGACAATGTAGAAGCAGTGAGGGCACTGCTTCTGGCTGGAGCAAACAAGGATATAAGGGATCACAAAGGTCTTCTACCCATAGACGTAGCAACTGCATTCACTAGAGAACTATTCAGTACTtactaa
- the LOC126427226 gene encoding poly [ADP-ribose] polymerase tankyrase-1-like isoform X2 — MAVTSTQDHSIATDLRTLLESGEGADVKLVVGDSELLAHSPILTARSPVFAAMLRNNMKEARSRQIEITDLQEDVLKQLLCFMYTDTAPQLASMLGEMIAAADKYDLPLLKEKCEEQIAQGLSVENAAAAALLAVLHSCPRLESAVVAFIATHPEVMTSAGWINVLLGNAEAAAQICSLVAAAAPRTRASSVEQTQDLAEKMIVAAKAARVDELQRLMGMGAPVDVRDNNGYTVLHLAVMNAGAELARRGRANTYAQVAAYTGAETVKCLLDGGAPANVKDKSLQTPLHAAAYRGDVKIMWTLLTASAKVDVKDRWGKTPLHWAAATDNVEAVRALLLAGANKDIRDHKGLLPIDVATAFTRELFSTY; from the exons ATGGCTGTAACAAGCACACAGGACCACAGTATCGCAACTGACCTGCGCACGCTGCTGGAATCGGGTGAGGGTGCGGACGTGAAGCTGGTGGTCGGCGACTCTGAGCTGCTGGCCCACAGTCCCATACTGACAGCGAGGAGTCCAGTTTTTGCTGCCATGTTGCGAAATAACATGAAAGAAGCCCGCAGCCGCCAAATTGAGATAACAGACTTGCAAGAAGATGTGCTAAAACAGCTGCTGTGTTTCATGTACACCGATACAGCTCCGCAGCTAGCGAGCATGCTAGGTGAAATGATAGCTGCCGCCGATAAATACGATCTGCCGTTGCTAAAAGAAAAGTGCGAGGAACAGATAGCGCAGGGCCTGAGTGTCGAGAATGCTGCAGCCGCCGCACTCCTCGCTGTGCTGCACTCCTGTCCGAGGCTCGAGAGTGCAGTCGTGGCCTTCATAGCGACCCACCCCGAGGTGATGACCTCTGCCGGCTGGATAAATGTCTTGCTGGGCAATGCGGAGGCTGCAGCTCAAATATGCAGTCTGGTGGCGGCAGCGGCGCCAAGAACCAG GGCGTCATCTGTGGAGCAGACACAGGACTTGGCTGAGAAGATGATAGTGGCAGCTAAAGCTGCCAGAGTGGACGAGTTGCAGAGGCTGATGGGAATGGGGGCACCAGTTGACGTGAGGGACAATAATGGGTACACCGTCTTGCATCTGGCAGTGATGAACGCAGGTGCAGAATTGGCTAGACGTGGCAGAGCGAACACCTACGCGCAAGTGGCAGCGTACACCGGTGCGGAAACTGTGAAGTGTCTTCTGGACGGGGGAGCACCTGCCAATGTGAAGGACAAGAGTCTGCAGACACCTCTGCACGCAGCTGCGTATCGGGGTGATGTGAAGATCATGTGGACACTGTTGACGGCATCGGCAAAGGTAGACGTTAAGGATCGTTGGGGAAAGACACCGCTCCACTGGGCTGCTGCCACAGACAATGTAGAAGCAGTGAGGGCACTGCTTCTGGCTGGAGCAAACAAGGATATAAGGGATCACAAAGGTCTTCTACCCATAGACGTAGCAACTGCATTCACTAGAGAACTATTCAGTACTtactaa